Part of the Lagenorhynchus albirostris chromosome 19, mLagAlb1.1, whole genome shotgun sequence genome, GAGCTGTTTCCCATGCTCCGACCACACACCTCGGTCTTGCGCATCCCCGTCACCACCTGGGTCACTGAAAGTCCGGTTCCTCACTCCAAATCCCACCTTCTTTTCCGATctcacctgcccctgccccttcaCTGCGCCCACTCTCGCCTTAGCCCCTTCTCGGCTCTCACTCTCTGCGGGGTCTGGATCCTTACACCAACCACGCCATTCTCCGGGCgctcctggccccgccccctcacTGCCCTCACTTCTCCGCCCCGCCCCTCACGGAGCTCACTGTTGGCCCACATCTCCTATTAGCTCCCGGCCACTCAGAgcctccgccccgccccgccccgccccacctctCACTGCCTTCACTCCCCTCCCGGCTCCCCCATCGCGTTCACCGCGGTCCTGCCAGTTGCGGTCCTGCCCCTCCCGGTCGCTCCAGGCCCTGCCCCCGCCAACGACTCACCGGTCCCGGCGCCCAGCAGTCCCACAGATGACGTTCACGTTCTCAAAGCGGATGCTCCTCACACGCCCGCTCTCCATGGCCCCGGGTAACTCGGCCTCCAGCGCCTCCAGCACCTCCAGGTGGGTAAGGTCCTCTTCGGGCTGGGGATGTCGGAGAGAGAACCTCCGTCAGTGACACTCGGAGTTCAGTCCGGGTGCAGAAGTCCCCACCCGAGACCCCACCTGCAGAACCTGCCAGAGCGGGGAGGATAGGAATCTTTCAGGTAGCAAGGCATCTACTGCCATTCAAGGTCATTCtccaaaaaaaaagccagttctCACCAAACCGATTTGCCAAAAGTCAATGAAGAGCTGACTGAACGATTCACCGATTTGGCCAACTTTGCCAATCTACTGAAAACCTTTCCAGCAACCTGCGTTGGATGGCGAGACTCGGGCAACCCTTGCAGATTTCCGCAAGGATCTAAGCcgtaaatttttccttttttagtcaTATTAGCATTTTAAGAACTATTCAGTTCTCAAAAAATAAGGCTCGTAGGAGGATATGACGTCTTGTCAATCTATTTTGCATTCAGAAACATATATTGATCATTAACCACGTCTTCAGTCTGAGATTACCGTGTCGAAGGCGATACCCTATGTCATGACATATAAAATTGCTGCGAAACCACAGTGAAATCATGAAATTGGTCACCTCCAGGAAGGCAAGCCTTGGATGTGTATGTTGGGTGTGtatgttggtgtgtgtgtgtgtgtgtgtgtgtgtgtgtgtgtctcatgtTCAAAAACACAAAGAAGCGGAGCAATAGGGTGGGGATTCGTCCCATAAACAAGAACAGCAATCCCTGCGTTGAGGTCGAGTCACACAGATGAGCTGAGGGAACACTTCCGAGGCTTCTGCCTGGCGAGCCTTGTTTAATTCTCAAATGGGTGAGACCTTAATAGATACCTCCTCTGAGGCAGGAATGCCCAAAGGATCCGTACACTGAATAACCATGTCACTGAATCTGTCAAACAACGGgctttttgaaatgaatttttgcGATATCTGTAAATTTTACAGAATTTCATAATAGGTGGATCAGCAGGACTCCCTCTGTCCTCAGTgtcccctctctctgcctctcggGCTCCCCTCTGGGATCAGCAGTGATAAATTTGATGATGAACCCTTTGACAAATTCACTATCAATTTTCAGCCACTTATCCTGGTGCCAAGCCCACAGCTGATGAGCTGCAGAGCCTGGATTCAACCCCTGTCCACCTCACTTCTGAGCCTGTGTCCTtcccaccatgccaccagggaccTGGgatcatgggggtgggggggacactcACTGAGGTCTCCATGCACAGACAGAGGGGCTGGGCAGCAGGTGGCATGGGGAACTTGCGGATGCACGGGAGCTCTCGGTCCAGTGCCTCGTATTCTGCAATGACCTGGCGCAGATACTGCTTCCTGGGAAGACAGCCAGCGGACAGGGACCTCCCAAAGTTAGGGGTCCAAGCCACCGCACTCAGAGGATCTCAGATCAGAAATCATGGGGCCAGGGACCACTCACGAGGATTTGACAGGTCTGCCCAGGCTCCGAGCCTGCGTCTCCTCTAGGGTCTCTAGGTCCACAAGAAGTGCTCCTGCGGATGGAAAACCCAGTATCAGCTGCCTTGAGCACTCCTCGCACGTCATTCCACTTGAATAGCATCACCAAATGACTGTCCGTGCCACCCCCAGGATAGCTCTTATGCCAGTTGTTAAGCTGTTGTCTCTCAGCCCCAAAGGACTCTACCAACCCCATTTCCACTCGGACAGTTGGGGTCCTGTTAGGCTCTGCCTAAAGGGGGTGCTAGCGAGAGACCGCAAgccaggaggaaagggaagggacgTGCTCCTTTTTGCTTCCTATTTCCAATCACCCCATCTTAGCTTCTTCACTGCAGCAGCATTTGAATCTAGTTATATGGTTTTTCCAACACTCTCAGAACTGGCCTCTTGATTGGAACTTGATTCATAACAGCTCTCAAATCTGGACTCTTCTACACAACCCCTCCATCAACTAATTGGTCTCTTCTATGGCCAACTGCTAGTTGTCCCACATAATCCATTTCCCCTTCCTCTACAACCCTAGAGTTTTATCCAGCTGGAAACAAcagttcccagcctcccttgcagctaggtgtggccACATGACCAAGTTCTCACCAACACTGTTAGCAGAAGTGAGGGGTGCAACTTTGGAATCATTTGCTTAAGAGAAATTTTCTTGGCTTGGACTCAGTGCCCCTTCCCTTGGACCGGAATGTGGATGTAGCAATAAGCCAACTTTATTCTTGCTAGAGATGATGGAGCACCACGGGTCCCTGTATTCTCGAGGGGCTGAGACATCCCACCCATCCAGACCACCTTCCTCCTCTTACACGAGAGAGAAACCAACTGTTTTCTTAACGCCATTGAGTTTGAGGgtctctttgttacagcagctgaaaAAATGCAGAAAGCAACCCCTGACAGCCAGGAGCCGGCCAGGCACCCCCAGAGGGACCCTGGTGACCTCCCTTTGGACATAAGGAATTTCACAGAATTCCAACAGCAGCCAAGGTCACTCCGTGACCATGATGGGCCAAGATAAAAAGAAGAGCCCTCTGGAGTCATGTCTCAACACAGCACAACCTCGACGCTGCCCAAACCACAAAACAGACCAAATATTCCCCTCTGGGCTCAGAGCTGATGCTGCTTTTTTCCCAACCAGTGTTAGTGCCATTCTGATGGCTCTCATGTCATGGACTTGCCTCTGCTTCCTGCCAGCATGTGATCCAGAGCAAAGCCTGCTTTCCAGATTCCTCCCCAAGTCACCTAACTCAGCCCAGGTCTCTAAAAACCTCTTACTCAGACATTGATGTGTTACTATCTCCCTCATTCAGTAAACTCAGCGGCGTGCTGGTAaatgtcctctctctctccctccctccctccctccctctctctctctctctctctctcagcatcTGCCTGTTTTCATGGTCTCAGTACTCTCACCCTGACCAATTTTGTGCTACCCATGGTTTTCACAACCAGCTTGCAAAATTCACCACTCGGCTCTTGTGAGCTGGGACAGGCTGTCTCCAGCACAGGGCTGTGTCCCAGCTATGCTCCTATAGCGGTCTTTGGCTTCAGCACATCAACACAGCTCAGCTTGTACCATAGTAAGCCCCCCTCTCTGGTCCCTGTTCTTCCACCTCCCATCTGTTTTGGCAGGGCAGCTAGGGTGATCTTTTCGTCTCAGCACCACCAGAGGCTTCCAAACCACCGGAGGCTTCCTCTTGCCTTCAGCATAAAGTCCTCCCTGTGATGGGGACTCATTCCTCAATGTGTGGTCTGGGGAGCATTTCAGGGTCCACCCCAGACCTATTGGGTGAGagtctgcattttagcaagatccCCTTTGAGAAGCACCTGCCCTGCGTGTGGTCACTCTGATGACCTCTCTGATCATTTTTCTCCAGCCATACTGGCCTCCCTTTCATCCCCCCAACATAGTAATCTCCTTCTCAAATCTGTCcacttaacaataataataactacgTGTTTACAGCCCCCCTTTAAAAAGCCAGGCaccttttaaagtgtttttccaCTGAATCTTCAAAACAGCCTTCTGAGTGAGTGTAGTTTAACAAATGATGAAACGGAAGCACAGAGaacttaagtgacttgcccaaggtcacacaggccaGGTGATAGAATCAGGATAAAAATCTAGGCACTGGATCCAGAATCTGTGTTCCCAACCCCCCAGTCTGCTGCTTCTCGCCCCACTACTGTCTAGACAACAGCTTCCTAACTTCTCAATatatatctctctctccctcttcattCACCCCATCAGAAGCATTTTGAAATGTAGATCTGACCACATCGCCGTTTCCGTTTCCTCAAAACCCTCCCAGGACTTCTCATTGTCATTGGGATAAATTAAGACCAAGATCACACATGACCAGACCCTGCTGATGTCTCAAGCCTGATCAGACACTATCGTCCTCCTCACTTGCTGCATTCCAGAAACATTGCCCTTCTGTGACTTGAACTCTCCGTGCTCCCTCCTGCCACAGGACCTTGACACATGCTGTGACTCCGCGTGGAACTCTCTTCCCCCTCACTTAGCTCATCAAGTCTCCCTAAGTGTGTCAACAGTTCCTGTCATGAACTCATGACACCATGTATTTGCTCTCATCACAGTTGCAATTTTACATTTACTTCTGTGAGTCTCTAATTATAATGTGAGCAACATGAGGTCGGGGACTTGTCTTTCGCTCTTGGCGTCTAGCAAAGCACCAGGCACCTAGctgtaagtatttattgaataaagaCTGAAGGAATATAACCATCAAATGCAATATGGCAACTCTGGGTCTTAATTAAAACAAACccactgtgaaaaataaaatttttaaataattagggaaatttaaatatgCACTAGGTATGAGATGATATTCAAGAAAAATTGTGAATTTGTTAGGTGGAATTAATGGCATGGTAGGTCTGTTTTCTAAAAATCCTTAGCAGTTAGAAACACATGCTTAAGTATTTATGGGTGGAAAGGAATTATGTCtgggattttctttaaaacaaatttgtcCTATAGAATGTCCCCCcagaaagtgtgtatgtgtgggttGCTTAGATGAAACAAGATCAGCAAAATGTACATTgtctctatttttgtgtatgtttgaaattttccataatagaaaaaatcttttaaatgtctATCACAAGtaacttagaaataaaattatatgccCTGGAAATGTGTGTGAAATGACTAAAAAAACTGACTCTAGCAGCATCAAAGGtgtatgtttaaaatgtaaataaaactgtttctcaTGAAATGTGGCATTAGAAATAAAGATTTCTAAATTACAACcgtgattttaatatatttgtttcaaTGTGTATGTGTAACTTAGTAaaggtataaatttaaaaataaatacttattgaataattGAGGAAACACGACACTTTCAAACTTCAACAGGCATCTCCAAGGCCTCCTGTGTGCCTTGGAGAATGCTGCAGACCAAGAGATTAATGAGACCCCAGCCTGCCCTCCAAGAGATTCCGGTCTGGTGGGGGAAGTGTTCACTGTAAAGGGCAATACTTGCTACAATGGACGTGTCACGAGGCGGAGAGGAAGCCCAGTCTGGGGGCAATCAGGGAAGGCTCCTTAGAGGAGGTGATGTCTACAGCAAGACTTAAGGGataggagtggga contains:
- the C19H19orf81 gene encoding putative uncharacterized protein C19orf81 homolog, which produces MPQNVTMTDSRLTEMSGESEDKGALLVDLETLEETQARSLGRPVKSSKQYLRQVIAEYEALDRELPCIRKFPMPPAAQPLCLCMETSPEEDLTHLEVLEALEAELPGAMESGRVRSIRFENVNVICGTAGRRDRWLITVTDFQTRSRLLRSGLRLRGLHHLLVRNDELLLGDYRLHLRRSLVRRRMLEALGAEPTEEV